In one Sphingomonas sp. IW22 genomic region, the following are encoded:
- a CDS encoding ABC transporter ATP-binding protein: MKVTTFGILVRLTRLMLSADLGARRSLIEAFALEALVIAMGVAGPYALKLLIDTLAGPVGPPMQLLLYILLFVGCWAGASILETARLSCTAKMVDALARLLKTHALGAALPQITAARDSRSGRVPGMLERLPYSLTLVVEGLIWRLGPVFLQALASLAVIASLIEPRNVLILGVTLLGFLGATWMGAARHRVHADASNAAASHVSRTIGDIVRNARRVILNGALDRELHYVGRTLSAKRQANGAMYRSLTIMAALQFCIVGAGLVALLMLAGLDVGKGRMTAGEFVLLQTYAFRLTVPLSSLGYILAQAGVAIANIRDVLALTNAEDERGSWQPDRFADADLAAENLSFRYDDGLPALAGISLHIASGRFVAIVGPNGSGKSTLAQILAGVLAPASGRVEIAGVDIATIPWSERHRYILYAPQFIGLFNRSLRENILYPPANQPISDVEELLHVWRFHEPGRPIDFDMELGEQGERLSGGQIQKLELARLAGVDVPVLILDESTSALDPRSEADVIARLQCRTNSATTLIMITHRLATAKGADQVLFMKGGRLVGSGTHAELMQGCASYQALWLAPQE; the protein is encoded by the coding sequence ATGAAAGTGACGACGTTCGGCATATTGGTCCGGCTGACGCGGCTGATGCTGTCTGCGGACCTCGGTGCCAGGCGGAGCCTGATAGAGGCTTTCGCCCTGGAAGCCCTCGTGATCGCGATGGGCGTCGCCGGTCCCTATGCGCTCAAGCTGCTGATCGACACGTTGGCCGGACCAGTGGGACCGCCCATGCAATTGTTGCTGTACATCCTGCTGTTCGTGGGATGCTGGGCGGGCGCCTCCATCCTGGAAACGGCCAGGCTTTCCTGCACCGCGAAAATGGTCGATGCACTGGCGCGGCTGCTTAAAACCCATGCGCTTGGCGCCGCCCTGCCTCAAATCACGGCGGCGCGCGACAGCCGGAGCGGACGCGTTCCCGGCATGCTGGAGCGATTGCCCTATAGCCTGACCCTGGTCGTGGAAGGATTGATCTGGCGGCTGGGGCCTGTCTTCCTGCAGGCTCTTGCCAGTCTCGCGGTGATCGCCAGCCTGATCGAGCCTCGCAATGTCCTGATCCTGGGCGTGACGCTGTTGGGATTCCTCGGGGCAACCTGGATGGGCGCGGCACGCCACCGTGTGCATGCCGATGCAAGCAATGCGGCGGCATCGCATGTGTCCCGCACGATCGGCGACATCGTGCGCAATGCCCGCCGGGTCATCCTCAACGGCGCTCTCGATCGCGAACTCCACTATGTGGGCAGGACATTGAGCGCGAAGCGGCAGGCCAACGGGGCCATGTACCGTTCGCTGACGATCATGGCGGCGCTGCAGTTCTGCATCGTGGGAGCCGGGCTTGTGGCGCTGCTCATGCTGGCCGGTCTCGATGTCGGCAAAGGGCGAATGACGGCAGGCGAATTCGTGTTGTTGCAGACCTATGCCTTTAGACTGACGGTTCCGCTGAGTTCGCTGGGCTATATCCTGGCGCAGGCCGGTGTCGCGATCGCCAACATTCGCGACGTTCTGGCATTGACGAATGCCGAAGATGAGCGGGGTTCCTGGCAGCCTGACCGCTTTGCCGACGCCGATCTCGCCGCTGAAAATCTCAGCTTCCGCTATGATGATGGCTTGCCCGCCCTCGCCGGGATTTCACTGCATATCGCGTCAGGCCGCTTCGTCGCCATCGTTGGCCCGAACGGTTCGGGCAAATCCACGCTTGCCCAAATCCTTGCCGGCGTGCTCGCACCTGCCTCGGGAAGGGTTGAGATTGCAGGTGTAGATATCGCCACGATCCCCTGGAGCGAGCGTCATCGCTATATTCTTTATGCGCCGCAGTTCATCGGCCTGTTCAACCGATCACTGCGGGAGAATATCCTCTATCCCCCGGCGAACCAGCCCATCAGCGACGTCGAGGAACTGCTTCATGTCTGGCGCTTCCACGAGCCTGGAAGACCGATCGACTTCGATATGGAATTGGGGGAACAGGGCGAGCGCCTGTCAGGAGGCCAGATCCAGAAGCTGGAGCTTGCGCGCTTGGCGGGGGTGGATGTGCCAGTCCTGATCCTGGATGAAAGCACGTCCGCGCTCGATCCGCGCAGCGAGGCAGATGTGATCGCGAGGCTGCAGTGCAGGACCAATAGCGCAACGACCCTCATCATGATCACCCATCGCCTGGCGACAGCGAAGGGCGCCGATCAGGTTCTTTTCATGAAAGGGGGCAGGCTGGTCGGCAGTGGGACGCATGCGGAGCTAATGCAGGGATGCGCGTCCTATCAGGCTCTCTGGCTCGCTCCGCAAGAATGA
- a CDS encoding DUF932 domain-containing protein, whose translation MATLARMNEAPPVSAPYRIDVSRGRMSSRVSSEWFSRPDDEKYLSLTSLYDAVRGRADRATTRIVESRAIRVEAKSDNPERLMLMAPGDDRPLAPTNWSFGQVASLVGAPASYLRQLPAALAGINLQQGLMTHRGEQVKLLQTDNGRTELRAATGSEYGRIFDWELVQAVMAFAGDGVGDTRWKVPGTIQWGSMTYNPHVDITKETTTLYASDRDIFLFLVDDTHPIEAGKLPNGDPDLYFRGFYAWNSEVGSKTLGIATFYLRGVCANRCLWGVENFEEVNIRHSKFAGARFAHQAAPALEHFANSSPSHFISGIKAARERIVARKDEDREPFLRRRGFSKAETTKIIQTVLAEEGRPPESIYDFVQGITALARSKPHQDSRLELETKARKLLEQAL comes from the coding sequence ATGGCGACCCTTGCCCGCATGAACGAAGCGCCCCCCGTATCCGCCCCCTATCGCATCGATGTCTCGCGCGGCCGAATGAGCAGCCGCGTATCGTCGGAATGGTTCTCCCGGCCCGACGATGAGAAATATCTCTCGCTGACCAGCCTCTATGATGCCGTTCGTGGCCGCGCGGACAGGGCGACCACCCGCATCGTCGAAAGCCGCGCGATCCGGGTCGAGGCGAAAAGCGACAACCCTGAACGCCTGATGCTGATGGCGCCTGGAGATGATCGCCCCCTGGCGCCGACCAACTGGTCCTTCGGCCAGGTGGCGAGCCTCGTTGGGGCACCGGCTTCCTATCTGCGCCAGCTTCCAGCGGCCCTTGCGGGCATCAACCTGCAACAAGGGCTCATGACCCACCGCGGCGAGCAGGTCAAACTGCTGCAGACGGACAATGGCAGAACCGAACTGCGCGCTGCTACCGGTTCCGAATATGGGCGCATTTTCGACTGGGAGCTGGTCCAGGCTGTAATGGCCTTTGCCGGTGACGGCGTCGGCGATACGCGCTGGAAGGTGCCTGGCACAATCCAGTGGGGCAGCATGACCTACAATCCCCACGTGGATATCACCAAGGAAACGACCACACTCTACGCATCGGACAGAGATATTTTCCTGTTCCTCGTCGATGATACACATCCGATCGAGGCAGGAAAACTGCCAAATGGCGATCCTGACCTGTACTTTCGCGGCTTTTATGCCTGGAACAGCGAGGTCGGCTCGAAAACGCTCGGCATTGCGACCTTTTACCTCCGAGGCGTTTGCGCGAACAGATGCCTTTGGGGCGTCGAGAATTTCGAGGAAGTCAACATCCGCCACTCGAAATTCGCCGGCGCCCGTTTTGCCCATCAGGCCGCTCCGGCACTCGAGCATTTCGCGAACTCCTCTCCGTCGCATTTCATCTCCGGCATCAAGGCTGCCCGCGAACGGATCGTCGCGCGCAAGGACGAAGATCGCGAGCCTTTCCTGCGCAGGCGCGGCTTCTCGAAGGCCGAGACCACGAAAATCATCCAGACCGTACTCGCCGAGGAAGGCAGGCCACCTGAATCCATCTATGATTTCGTGCAGGGCATAACCGCGCTCGCGCGGTCGAAGCCCCATCAGGACAGTCGCCTCGAACTGGAAACCAAGGCCCGAAAGCTCCTCGAACAGGCGCTCTGA
- a CDS encoding DUF4262 domain-containing protein — protein sequence MTIPTTGRAIIQSNIDRTGQHIFAIFPDADNAGFAYTIGNARLGLPELLIIGNFAPILMASVLNEVGQRMRQKDQVPDKDIDIGGAFPIRPRLAGAEARTAFTIQVGRFLGHDEYAVVQLLLPDPMGFYPGEPGCDPRYDVPRP from the coding sequence ATGACCATCCCCACCACCGGCAGGGCCATCATTCAATCCAACATCGACAGGACGGGCCAGCATATCTTCGCAATCTTCCCCGATGCCGACAATGCGGGCTTTGCCTACACGATCGGCAACGCGCGGCTGGGCCTCCCCGAGCTGCTGATTATCGGAAATTTCGCGCCGATCCTGATGGCATCGGTTCTCAACGAAGTGGGCCAGCGAATGCGCCAGAAGGACCAGGTGCCCGACAAGGATATCGATATCGGCGGCGCTTTCCCGATCCGTCCCCGCCTTGCCGGGGCTGAGGCTCGCACCGCATTCACCATCCAGGTTGGGCGCTTTCTCGGCCATGATGAATATGCCGTCGTTCAGCTCCTCCTGCCCGATCCCATGGGCTTCTATCCCGGCGAGCCAGGATGCGACCCTCGTTACGACGTTCCCCGCCCATGA
- a CDS encoding ATP-binding protein, with amino-acid sequence MPLPATIQTAVSQDAIRRASRLFSGDSRDCLQELCQNARRAGATRIAIDLTQQDGRFSLHVRDDGCGIDDPAALLLLGHSGWDHDIARSEDPAGMGMFSLAGRSVEIQSFSPSAGTAWKVGIPAQAWDSGAPLALEQGTIGWGTLISIAMPDDWHFGLHSIVADIALHFPLPMTMNGVLQPRKDFLKDALLVEDACGCRIGVYNLDPDWQDGRRINFHGLRVKCPLPTIREVKDSIDHWAVRIDIVDAPEIHLVLPARKDVIENAALKVLREAAERAIYKFIATQPDHRLPFSAWRRAHELGVTLPEARCALSLWHPQTPDDHHARVSTGFASEGPMLLVPTLESDIAQPLALTRRQAPLQAFQLVEEERLLEGYSWYDQIPIIDQLSFQIHHDGAEYRHGDDHHLPVDLPSGLVDSITLELTVAQSECENAPQAMHSIKVPALVCPNNGWDIEQATILVARDSDIKPDRLGRLIYATLFCSIDDGDNDSWETQSRAFERDARQEATRILLGEDAAILQAITMNARDHLTWLIPQDRKIVIHADRDAFTVDFISN; translated from the coding sequence ATGCCTCTTCCCGCCACCATCCAGACGGCCGTCAGTCAGGACGCGATCCGTCGCGCATCTCGCCTTTTCTCGGGGGATAGCCGCGACTGTCTCCAGGAGCTGTGCCAGAATGCACGGCGGGCCGGCGCTACGCGCATCGCGATCGATCTCACCCAGCAGGACGGCCGCTTCTCCCTTCATGTTCGCGACGATGGTTGCGGCATCGACGATCCGGCCGCCCTGCTGCTGCTCGGACATTCCGGTTGGGACCATGACATCGCGCGCTCCGAAGACCCCGCCGGCATGGGCATGTTCAGCCTTGCGGGCCGCTCCGTCGAAATCCAGTCCTTTTCGCCATCGGCCGGCACGGCATGGAAAGTGGGCATCCCAGCCCAGGCATGGGACAGCGGCGCACCGCTTGCCCTTGAACAGGGCACGATCGGCTGGGGCACGCTGATCTCGATCGCAATGCCCGATGACTGGCATTTCGGTTTACACAGCATTGTCGCGGATATCGCGCTCCACTTTCCCTTACCGATGACGATGAACGGGGTGTTGCAGCCGCGGAAGGATTTCCTCAAGGACGCGCTACTGGTCGAAGACGCCTGCGGCTGCCGTATCGGCGTCTACAATCTCGATCCGGACTGGCAAGATGGCCGCCGCATCAACTTTCACGGTTTGCGTGTCAAATGCCCCTTGCCTACCATTCGCGAAGTCAAGGACAGCATCGACCACTGGGCCGTCCGGATCGATATTGTCGATGCGCCTGAAATCCATCTGGTACTCCCGGCCCGCAAGGACGTTATCGAAAACGCCGCGCTGAAGGTTCTTCGCGAAGCCGCGGAACGAGCCATATACAAATTCATCGCCACGCAGCCCGATCATCGCCTCCCCTTCTCTGCCTGGAGACGGGCTCACGAACTGGGTGTCACGCTGCCTGAAGCGCGCTGCGCCCTGTCTCTCTGGCATCCACAGACGCCCGACGACCATCATGCGCGCGTCAGCACCGGGTTCGCTTCCGAGGGCCCGATGCTGCTTGTCCCCACGCTGGAGTCCGACATCGCGCAGCCACTCGCGCTCACCCGACGCCAGGCGCCGCTTCAGGCGTTCCAGCTCGTCGAAGAGGAACGCTTGCTCGAAGGCTATAGCTGGTACGACCAGATCCCGATCATCGATCAGCTTTCCTTTCAAATCCACCATGATGGGGCTGAATATCGCCATGGTGACGACCACCATCTTCCCGTTGATCTGCCGTCAGGCCTTGTCGACAGCATCACCCTCGAACTGACAGTCGCTCAGTCCGAATGCGAAAACGCACCACAAGCCATGCATTCCATCAAAGTCCCGGCTCTTGTTTGCCCCAACAACGGTTGGGACATCGAACAGGCAACCATCCTCGTGGCACGCGACAGCGACATCAAACCGGACCGACTGGGGCGCCTGATCTATGCGACATTATTCTGTTCGATCGACGATGGCGACAATGATAGCTGGGAAACCCAGTCACGCGCCTTCGAGCGCGATGCCCGCCAGGAAGCGACCCGGATTCTTCTCGGCGAGGATGCAGCCATCCTTCAGGCCATCACGATGAACGCACGGGATCATCTGACCTGGCTGATCCCGCAGGATCGCAAGATCGTCATTCACGCCGATCGCGACGCCTTCACCGTGGATTTCATCTCGAACTGA
- a CDS encoding ATP-binding protein — translation MNIPISNFTRDARVPLGHCSTGPLELDLGKLMSGRCLIQGSSGAGKSQTLRRIIEEAFDYLTTIIVDPEGEFANLAAHIGATTVVARDYANDGLTALALRTRQHRIALHLDLTDLEPDHRIEKAAAFFAGLLSAQREHWAHTVLVCIDEAHLLAPHMAASARDAETRRLGVATLTDMCARGRKRGIGTIIATQRLAKLASSVVSELHNHLIGLNVFDRDVARAADLLGFGSDQAALLRLLPPGEFFAFGPALAATPVLAKIDPTITPHIGRTPDLVAAADLGPDESRTLLDLENLREVAPVRTTHAAMRGQRALDAFLLDPAAPAAARIVGALGNIAPNATTSDDLARHLALAANDVDAGLDLLAAIGASDTMPRGDTRIARLSARLRLRVVDTPVVGLV, via the coding sequence ATGAACATTCCCATCAGCAATTTCACCCGCGACGCCCGCGTTCCGCTCGGCCATTGCTCGACCGGTCCCCTCGAACTGGATCTCGGCAAGCTGATGTCGGGTCGCTGCCTGATCCAGGGATCATCGGGCGCGGGCAAGAGCCAGACGCTGCGCCGGATCATCGAGGAAGCCTTCGACTATCTCACGACCATCATCGTGGACCCGGAGGGAGAGTTCGCCAATCTCGCCGCGCATATCGGCGCGACCACGGTGGTCGCGCGCGACTATGCCAATGACGGTCTCACCGCACTTGCGCTGCGCACGCGCCAGCACCGGATCGCGTTGCACCTCGATCTCACCGATCTCGAACCCGATCACCGCATCGAGAAGGCGGCCGCCTTTTTCGCGGGGCTGCTATCCGCGCAACGCGAACATTGGGCGCATACAGTGCTGGTATGCATCGACGAAGCGCATCTGCTGGCACCGCATATGGCAGCGTCCGCCCGTGATGCAGAAACCCGCCGCCTGGGCGTTGCCACGCTGACCGACATGTGCGCCCGGGGTCGCAAGCGCGGCATCGGTACGATCATCGCCACGCAGCGCCTCGCCAAACTCGCCAGTTCGGTGGTCTCGGAACTGCATAATCATCTGATCGGCCTCAACGTCTTCGACCGCGATGTGGCGCGCGCCGCGGACCTGCTCGGGTTCGGCAGCGATCAGGCAGCGCTATTGCGCCTGCTTCCACCCGGCGAGTTCTTCGCCTTCGGTCCCGCACTGGCCGCCACGCCCGTGCTCGCGAAGATCGATCCGACGATTACGCCCCATATCGGCCGCACGCCTGACCTTGTGGCCGCCGCCGACCTCGGCCCGGACGAGAGCCGCACTTTGCTCGACCTTGAAAATCTGCGCGAGGTTGCGCCGGTCAGGACCACCCATGCTGCCATGCGGGGACAGCGCGCGCTCGACGCCTTTCTGCTCGACCCTGCCGCTCCCGCCGCCGCACGCATTGTCGGTGCCCTGGGCAACATTGCGCCTAATGCCACTACGTCCGACGATCTTGCGCGCCACCTTGCGCTTGCCGCCAATGATGTCGACGCCGGACTGGATCTGCTCGCTGCCATCGGCGCGTCCGACACGATGCCACGCGGGGATACGCGTATTGCGCGTCTGTCGGCCCGGTTGCGCCTGCGCGTCGTCGATACGCCCGTCGTCGG